Genomic window (Phragmites australis chromosome 5, lpPhrAust1.1, whole genome shotgun sequence):
CTAAGAATAGCTAGGATTTTCAGAAGAAGATACCATTCTTTTGATGCTTGTCATTTGGGATCATTTcccatataaaaaaaagaaaaagagtcaAAGAAATGACAGGAGATGTTTCCCATGCCAAATCAAAAAAGAGAGGTAAAAGATACGATAAGTATTTGATTTGCAAGTCTAGATCAATACCAGCAAAAACATCTCGTAATAAGGTATGAGCGCCATGCTAAATGTCAATGTTTTTACTTCCAAAACAATCCTTGAGAGGATTGATCTTGCTAGAAGAATATTCTTTTGGTAAGAAGGTGGCACCAAGAAAAAATATCATTTGATGAGATGGGAGAAAATATGCTTACCTAATAAAAGGGGCCTAGGTATTAAGGACTTAAGCAAGTTGAATATTGCACTTATGTGCAAATGGTGGTGGAAGATTGAAACTGGTACAAGCATGTGACAATCAATTGTTAATAAAAAGTACTTTCAAAATGTCTTGGTTGCTACTGtcaaacacaaatataatgACTTCTCTTGTTGATCCGATATGCTAAAAATGAGAAGCTTGTATCTTCAAGGTAGAAAAGTCCTGATTGACAATGGAAAGGCTGCTAGATTTTGGGAGGATATGTAGATCTCTTCTAGCCCTCTATCTTTTATGTTTCCAACTCTAAATTCTATTTGTAATCAAAAGAATATTACTATATATGACTATCATCAGTTGCATTGGGATCTTACTTTTAGGAGATGGCTTACTAATGATCTCCATTTGCAATGGTCTTTGATTCAGAGCTGGCCTGGGAGTATTCATCTGGGTGATACTAATGATATAGTATCTTGgtcttttgataaaaaaagtACCTTTAGTGTTAAATCCATGTATTCATCTGGCTGGCGAAGGATGCTCCTTATCAGCCATACGAACACATTTTGAAAGCCAAAGTCCCCTTGAAGATTAAAATATTCTTGTGATTGATGGATCGTAATTCCATTCTCACAAAAGATAACTTGATTAAAAGAAGATGGAGTGGAGATCCCTCTTGTTATTTTTGCACTCAGAATGAGACTTGTCAACATCTTTCCTTCCTTTACCCTGTTGCTAAGGTTGCATGGGGTGTGATTGCTACTTTCATTGGTACAGATACCATCCCTAACTCTTTTGAATAATATTATAAACGGATTGATGATAACTTTACGGCTAGAAAATCTTTTGCTACTCTTGGTTTGGCTGCTGTTTGTTGGTCAATTTGGAAAGCCATGTAATAAGGCATACTTTGATAAGAAACTGACAAGTGATCCAGCTGACATTATCTTTCATGCTTGTTCTTTTTGAAAATTTGGGCATATTTACTTAATGAAATGAGTAAGGAAGATCTCTTGCATGATGCTCAAGGACTCTGGAAACGGTGAACCACCTTTCGGCTAGACGCCCGGCTCGTCCCACCGGTCAGTTGCAGTTACTCGAAATCACTCTtaggatgatgatgatcaacATCAGATTAAGGAAGACTGTGCCGGTGCTTGATCACGCTGCTTGACACAAAATCCTGACGTCCTCTCCCTAATTATCCCATGAGTGATATACTGCTAGCTAGTCATCGCAGTGTTGAACAATCTTCTCTCCTTTTTCAGTACTCTAGTTAATCTTGATTGCTACTCTGTGATATGTCTGTTTTCTATATGCATCTTTGTTAGATGTTAGGTGTACTGAACTCCCTCTCCCACCTGCTTCCTCGTGAACTTACAGTCTCTAGTTCTAGTTGTAAGATACTTTTATTCCGTTATCTCGATAATGGACCTTGGTTTCCCGTTGTCGAAAAATTGAACTAGCATATGTGCTTTATTGGAGAACAAAATACTTAGTTAAGCACCACTGCTTATATTAAAACTAACAAGATAGTTAAACATATTTAAGTACATGTAGCCTTTGTTTGTATTAGAAATTACAAGTTTTATGTAGATACTTAACACTCTTTTTCTTTAAACAGCTAGGCATAAGTACATAGCATTGTTAATGCCCTAGCGTTCATGCTGTCACCTGTGCGTGTACAATGAATAGCGTGCCTTGATTCGCGAACACTCACCACTCCAAACCTGAGCCCCTCGATGTTGATCAGCGACCCCATCAACCGCCAGTGCCCTGCGGCCACCGCGAGGGCGGCCGTCGTTGCCCTGGTCGTCGCGTACTGGAAGCAGGGCAAGGGAAGGAGACGGTGCGCGCTCGCGCAGCCGCGGATGGAGGAGAGACGGGGGCGAGCGGGACAGCGAGTGAACGAATGGGAAGTGTGTGGACGCAACGAGCATGCAGAGCCAGTCTTAGGCGGCGGCAGAGCTGAGCAAATGAGCAAGTGACCATCCGAGTTGCAACACGCAAGCTGACAACACATACTGGCTTCGATCGGCACGGCACCGTTACCAATTTGAAGAACCAAGGTGACAATCTCTTGAGATGATTTCTTGTTTTTTTCACCCTACTTATTTTCGAATGTTTAATTATGCTCGACGTTTTACAGGTATTGGACACCTGCTTGCGGATGCTCAAGCTGAGCacagcttgttttttttttttcgatcACGAAGAGAGATTACTTGGTCTTTTTTAAAATTCAAGGTAGAGTAATATCGAATCCTAGCAGATCAAGAAACTCATTGAAATCAATTTCTTAGAGAAGTACCTACAAACCGGCACACCTCGGATTTAAGCCTGTTGGCCGTCCTGAGCACAGCTTGTGACTGACATGCACTCTTTGCTGGATGACATGCTTGTGTTGTTTGCACTGCTGCTGTTTTGTCATGGAGTCGAATCCATGGTTCAGCGGACAGTGCCATGCACTCTTTGCTCGAATTCAAGAAGGTCATCACCAGCGATCCAGATAGAGCCTTGAGCTCATGGAACACAAGCATCCCCTTTTGCGAGTGAAACGGCCTCTTATGTTCCTAGACCTTCGCCGGCAAGGCTTGTCGGGCACTATCTCCCCCTACCTTGGGAACCTGACATTCCTCATGGAACTCAACCTCTCCTCAAACACTCTCCGGCTGGTTACCTCCTCTCGACCGTCTACGCAAACGAGAGGTCATCGATTCCAACTACACTTACAAATTGTTCCAACCTAAGATTGTTAAACCTATCTCAAAATGTTGTAATTCCTCCTAATGTGGGTGACGAGAAATgtgtaattaataattataCATTTACTATAAATATTGTTAACATTTAAACTTGTGTTCGGTGATTTGGTCTTTTTCTTTATCTGTTAGTTTATTAGCTTTGCTATTCTCCCTCTCCTATTTTCTCGGTTGAGTCTGTTAGTGCATGACTGCGTTTGTGAGACTGTGCGAGAGTTGAGCTCTGCGTGTACATGTTCACGCGGCAGAGCGCGTCGCGCGGAGTAGCCGCGCTTACCGGGCCTGCGTGCCCACGTTCTTACTCTAAGTACTCAATAAAAGGGAATGAAAAACAGAAAATGCTGCAACGGTTTTACGCAGCACCAAAACACCCTTGTTCATCATGTTTCTGAGCTCTCCGCTCACTCCTTCCACTGCTCGATCAGTTGAGTTTTGCAGGTTACAGCTGACAAATATGGCATACATTTACTTTGATAAGTCAATCAGCAGCCTTGAAGCATTGCCTAGGCACCAACTTCGTAGCTAGATAAGGGGTCAGCTTGTCATTCGAGTTCGATAATCCTAGAATGCTCTAGGTGAAAATCTACCATTAACACTTGCGCTTGTGGTATCTATGTTGTGCGCATAATTAGTATTAACACTAACTCCATCACCCATTGGTGGCTTAACAACATCCATTGGTCTTGTGCGAAGCTAGTACGAAGCTGACTCTGCTATGTGGTCATGGTTACCATTTGGGCGCTCTGGGAGGAACGCTCACCAGACTGAACGATAGCTGAGTGTGGTTGTAATGTTAATTAAAGAGGAGCTGACCCTCAGGTCCTCCGTAGAAATAAAAAACCTTAACCATGTAGCTAGTGGCACTATAGTCATGTGGTCCTCTGTATTTCCAGAACAGATATAGAAGGATCCATATCATACACAAATATTAAGTAATTTTGTTATTCACCAAAAGCCATGTTGCATTTGtactctaattatttttttaaagaacaaCATTATGGACTTAGACTTCAAAACGTTATCGGGGATCAGAGCATAAAGAAACCTGCATACCTATCGCCAACTCCCAGTGCCGCAGCTCCAGTTGACCAAGTCGCTCTAGCTAGCATACCTAGATTTCCATACAAGACATGAAGTCTCGATTCCATGCATCTTGGTGGCTATTTGTTTCATGTTCATTCGTTCTCTTGGCAATGCGCGTGTGCAAGAAAGCGCGACCTGCAACAGCGACGCCACGCATTGGCTGAACGCAATTTCTGGTACCATATTTTGTTGAGAAAAATCCTTGCATTCATCTATGAGATGAGGATCAatgacttgtaatatttgttCTGGAAAGCTGCTCTCCACGAAGTTGACGATGTTAAGTCCGTCCTTGAACATAGGATGTGTTGGTCTTTTGCCTGTCAGCATCTCCAAAAGTACTATTCCAAAACTATACACATCCCCAGAAGTTGATACATGGCATCTGCCGGCGTACTCTAAAGAGGCATGCATGTCAGTCGTGAAGCTATGCAAAAGTATTTGTGTTGTACCagataaaataaatgttataTAGAATCATCATACCTGGAGGAATATATCCTATAGTATACTTCAAACCAATTATACTGACTGAGCATGTTGATGTCGACGAAGAATCATCATAAAACTTTGCGATACCGAAGTCTCCCAAAAGAGCGGTCATATAAACATCTAGAAGGATGTTACTAGGCTTCACGTCACAATGAATAGTGGGCCTTCCACAGTCATGATGCAAATAGTCCAATGCATCAGCTATGTTTACGGCTATGCTTATTCTTTGGGTTAGGCCTAGACGCTTATTTGGAGCTTTAGCCTCTCCATTGGGATGCAACCATATGTCCAGATTGCCATTAGGCATGTACTCATAAACTAAAGCTTTGAAAGCATCGCCATTGTTGTTGATCGACGAGCATGCAGTTATGATGGGGAGAACATTCCGATGTTCAATACTTCTCAGTGCTTCACATTCTGACATGAAGCTTTTCTCTGCACCTTGCATCTCAAGGTTAAAAACCTTCACGGCCACCTCCGTTTTGTTTTCCTTTGACTTTCCTCTGTAGACTGAACCATAGCTTCCTCTCCCAACAAGGTTAGATTCTGAGAAGTTCCTTGTGGCTCGAGCTAGATCATTGTAAGAAACTTTAAGAAAATCCCGACGAAAAGAAGTcggtgatatatatatatttttgggGTCTTCTTCACAAGGAGTAAAAGGTAGACCAACAATAATACGAGCGACATGAAGCCAAATATGGGAATCAACACTCTGGCGAAGTAATATTGTTTTCCAATTCTATGAGAAACAGTTGGGCATGAGGGCATATGGAGAATGACAGCTCCTCCGCAGAGTCCCCGATTTCCATAGAGTGAAACAACGGTAGGATCTGCTAACACTCCATTTTGTGGTAATTCTCCTTGGAGATTATTGTATGAAAGATCTAGCTTGTTGAGGATTGATAGATAATTGAGGGTTATAGGGATGCTCCCCGACAAATTATTATGGGAAAGGTTGAGTAAGATCAAGCCCTTTATGTCCTAATGTCGCCGGAATGTCTCCTATGAGAAATTTTTTGTCCATCTCTATTGTTTCTAAGTTTTGGCATTGCCCCAGACCATAAGGAATTTCCCTAGTAAACTTCTTTGATGAAAGGTCTAGTTGAATGAGTTGTTTAAGATTTCCAAGCCCTAGAGGTATGTTACCCTGGAAGTTATTGTAGCTAAGGTTCAGCACTGAGAGCTGTACGAGGTTTTCAATACTGACTAAGGTAGCCGATGGAGGAGGGAATTGAACCGGTAAAGTTGTTACCGCTGAGAAATAGACCTTGTAGTTTTTTTAGCTTTCCAATCCATTCTTCAGGTGCACCACTCAAATTGTTCTCCTCTAGTCCCAGTTTAACCAGGTTATAAAGGTTCCCTATGGTAGGGGGAACTATCCCTGTTAATTCGTTTCTGCCGAATGTCAGATATTCAAGTGTGGTGGGTAAGGTACCAACCGAATCTGGTATATCTCCCTGCAACCGATTATCATATATTGAGAGCTCGATTAGAGAACCACAGTTTCTCAAAGCATGTAAGAATTCCCAGCTTTGCCTATCCTCTGCTTCAAGCTTGTTCGTGTCAAGGTTTAGCTTGTTTAGATTAGAAAGCTTTCATAGGGAAGTAGGAACTAGGCCTGTGAAACTGTTTTCTGATAAGTCTATCACCCGCAGCCCTGACGCATTGCCTAGGGAAGCAGGAATTTGACCTACGAACGTGTTGGCTCCCAACGTTAGACGTTGGAGACTAGGGAGGGCATCCCCAATGTTAGATGGCAAAAACTTGCTTAGCTTATTGAACTCCAAATCTAGAAGTTGGAGACGAGACATATTAATCGTTTGTGGGATTTCACCTGAAAGGCTGTGATTACCGAGTCCCAAAACCGTCATGTTGGACAATTGCCAAATCCCATGGGGAATGGTTCCTTCAAGTTGATTTGCTTGAACACTGAAAAAGGACAAGCTGGTGAGGTTTGAAAAGGTAGGAGGGATGATCCCGGTAAGATTATTGTAGCCAAGATCCAAGCCTCCTAGATTGGAAAGAGAGCCTATTTTAGGAGGAATGATACCAGAGAGCTGGTTCTCAGCGAGGTCCAGAATCTTTAGTTTGGAACAATTTGTCAGTGTATCAGGAATAATCCCCTCAAGTGAGTTCTTATTCAGATAAAGAGTGTCTAGTTGCTGGAGACTATTAAGAGGAGGTAACTCGCCAAAGAAGTTGTTAACGGACAGATCAACGACACTAAGGAACGTCAGGTTTGCAAGAGAGGAGCTGATTTGGCCTTCTAAACGTTGGCCCGTAAGGTTGAGCCCCGAGACGCGCCATGGTCGCGTCGAGGTGCATGTGACACCATTCCACCTACAATAGTGGGCGTCGGTATTCCAAGAGCTCAAGGCCCCATTAGGATCGCTGGTAACGCCCTGCTTGAAATCGAGCAGTGAGTGCAGATCCGTGCTGTTTTCATAAACGCAGTAGACGTTTCCAGCTCTGAAACACATGAGCAGCAATGCCAGTAGTATAAGCATGGCGAGTTGCGCCAGCTGCTTGGAGAGACACATAAGGCTCTTGTTCCCTGCAAAATATAAAGAATAAACCTGGTGGCATACTATATACTGCATGTTCGCGCGTACTCTATTACTGGCTAGAACAAGGTAGCTTGCAAGTTCCTTCAGAAAAATCAACAAGCGCAAGCCTGTTGAATTCGCCTACGAGATATCCGTGCAATACATGTGCTTGTCAGTTACttaaaagaaaggaagaattTTGGCAATTGTTCACACTTCAGTCTCAGCAATAATTGTTGGCGAGCATTGCTGAGTTACAGCAAGTAACAAGCTAAAATGGTATGTTAAGTAGGAGCACTAATCagaaggaaagagagagagagagagaataggGTACCTCTGCTCGGATGCAGCGCAGAATACAGCAACCTTTTTTATCTCCTTGGTTTTGCCGGTGGTGTACTGGTGTGTGAACTGTGAGTTTCGAGTTGGATACTCAGCCGGTTCAGGCCCCAGGGGTTTAAAAACAATTTTACAGCGCCATAACATCCACACACCCCTTATCTATTGACAAGATTGTTGCGGTATGTTTTCTTTGACACGGTAGCCGGTCAAGTCAACCTGTATGTTTTCTTTGACACGGTCAAGTCAAGTCAACCGTTTATCTGCCAACATTTGCTTAAGTACAATGGCAAATGATTTCTTCTCCATACAAAGTATATCCTACCGCACATGATCATGTCATTCTATCTGTATCTAGTACTCCTTATGATTATGTCCTACCAAGCACaaccttctcttttcttttctaattcttCTCGGTATATGATTATTTTCTTTGCGAGCAATACATGCCATCCTACCTATACCCAATGCAAGAAAAGTTTTTGTTCCACTTTTCCCTTGTCAGCAGCCATAACTATACCATCTAAGTCTATGCGCATACCCCCTCCAGTCATAAATAAGTGATATTTTAGGTTGCATGTAATCGCAATATTTAAACTTTAACCATCAATACTTCTTCACATATTGAGATCAGATATTTGGAACTGATATAGCAGTAGATTTGTTTCGAATGGTAATTTCATAATATAATAActttgttatatttgtaaacacATTGCAAAGAAACTAACGGCGAAAGTTCCATGTCACTTATCCATGGTTGGAGAGAGTATCTGGTAAAAACCTGCAGCAGCGAGTTAGTTTCAATCTCCTGTTGTCGCTGAATCGTTCTACAACCTGCACGTTGAAACTAGAAAGGGGAGCAGGAGTTGCACGctcttctaaagaaaaattggTGAATGAAACCAAACCAATATATGAACGTCATGCCATCCTGCATGATATACAACAACGGAACATTAATCCACATTCAGACAACCCCTTCATCTACTTCTGCTTAACCTTAAAGCTCCCAAGAACAAGCTTGGTCCCTCCAAAATTGGCAACAAATTTGATAATCTAGTTCTGAGCCCATTCTCGTGCTGTGCCTAAGCAGAGCAGAATTAGTTACTTCCCATTAGCAGCGCGTTCGTGCAGTTGGCGAGAGCACAACATATTGTTGATGATACTAGATATTACTGAACACTCCGAACCTGAGGCCCTCGGTGTGCGTTAGCAGTCCCATCAGCCGCCGGTAAGGTGACCTTGGGAGCGCGCGGCTGCAATCGGAGGCCAGACGGGGGCGAGTGGCACGGGAGACTCTAGTGCCCGCGACGCCGCGGCTGTTAGAAAATTTGGCAGGTCAAGGTCGCCGCTGCCGCAGCGGTCAAGCGAAGCAACCATTGCAAAAGTGATTTGAACAAATAGGACGTGTGTGTGGATGCAATGCAACGCGCAAGCAAAACCGCCCCCTTTTAAACGGCTGGCGGCATGTGCGAGCATCGATCGGGATCCTTTGCAGTTGCAACTAGCAGAATTAGTTAACTAGCAACTGCAGATAGCTACAGTAAAATGCATTAGGATCCATCATCAACTGTCGGATAAAAACCAATGGATCAGATCAGATGCTACAGTGAAAATGCATTAGGATCCATCCTCAACTGTTCCGgttgctacagtaaaatgcaTTGCCTTCTCCACTGCAGAGGATCTGGGTCCGTGCGCGCATTCAAGCAACAACGCACACGGCAGAGCCCCATTGAGCAAGCAGGGCTTTCTTCCTCGCCTCGCCGGTTTGCTTGCAATTGGAAATCGATTCCATCAACCAGGAAATATGTAGGATTAAGAATGATGACTAGAGAGGATGAATAGTCGTATCAATCAGTTTTTTTGAAAGGATggtctttttctattttatcaTCCAATGCACCTTAAAATATAgatgaaagaaagaaatcaaaAGACAAGTCACAATGAAAGACTCTTGATGTAACCATGGCTTTTATGGATGTATATGAATACTAGGTTccattaaaatttattttaagagtcatagctaaaaaaaattataactttaaGAGGAACTACTAAGGAACGAGAATCAAGTCATCAGATGAAGTTCTTTGAAATGATAGATCTAGATGCAAGGGAGCGCGTGGTTGCAATAGAAGGCCAGATGGGGCCAACGGCACAGGAGACTCTAGCACCTGTGATGCCGTGGCCGTTAGAAAATTTGGCAGGTCAAGGTCGCCGCTGCCGCAGCGGTCAAGCAAAGCAACCATTACATAGTGATTTGAACGAATAGGACGCATATGTGTGTGGATGCAATGAAACGCGCATGCAAAACTATCCCCTTTTAAACGGCTGCGGCTTCCCTTTCCTAATCCTTGTGCCCATCCGTGTCCCTGCACACGTGGAGGCCATCCCTCCCCCCTGTAGAGTCGGCCCGCTTATTCTTTTCCATCCACCGCCCCACTCCAAAAGAAAACGGAGCCGTTGCCGTGTTATCGTAACTTCACGTGCTTCCGTGAAATTAATGGAGGGAAAGGGCGTCAAATACTCAAAGGTGGCGCCAATTTCATTATATAACTACCTTTTTGTGAGGGAACGAGTACTAATGCTAACACATAATTATCAGATTGTCAACTTGGCCACAACAAAAATGGCATCTCAGCCAAATCATCTCCTCCTGGAGAATCACCCCAGGTCTACCATCAAGGCTAACTACATGGGAGTGATGACATCGCCATATCTTCCACAAGTACCAAGCATCATCATGTCATCTCCTGCTGCGGCCACATCCTCACAAAATTTTCCTGGGATCAACAGTCCTCCTGGTTACATGGAAAATAGAGTTAGAAATTGTAAGATTTCTATTGTATAATCATTCATAGTGCACATTTACTTATTGTTAGGAACACATCTATACAGATGAATTTGCTCTCTCCTAGAAGTTTTGATCGATTTCTATCTTATTCCACATGGAACTCACCAGGATTCTAACAAAACTGAATTCACCCAAGTAGAAAATTCTTTGGAAGAAAGGATACCAAAGGTGGGTATGAAATTCTACACTAAACAAGAGGCGTATGACTTTTACAATGCATATGCTCGAGATAAGGGGTTCAGCATTCGAAGGAAGAGTTCCCATAACGTGAAGAATACTTCCACAATAAAGAATAGAACATTTTGTTGTTCTAGTGCAGGTATTAAATTCAGTTTATGTTATATTATAGTATTACCATGTTCATGGTTTGGGGATAATTTTGAtcaatttatttataaataggTGCTTGTGGTCATGATAAAAGAGCAGAATTGTCCACCCATGGACAATGCTTCAACAGGCCAGAGACACGTTGTATGTAtcaagcatgcatgaagataAGTCTCAAAGATGGATTCTACTATATCTATGAATTTGTGCCCGATCATAACCATATTCTGGCTACTGGTAGCCAAGCCCACCATTTGAGATCTCAAAGGAAAATAACCGAAGCATGGATTGCAAGTGCCGAAGATGCTAAAACAGTCGGCATTTCAAATAAAGCTACTATTGATCTAAATGAAGAAGAGaaagggaagaaaagaagaagaagaagaagaagaagaagaagaagaagaagaagaagaagggaggaggaggccgtccGCGGGTTCGCTGGTTTTTCCTCGCCGGTTTGCGGTTCCGCTCCAAAGGTGACTCCTCTGTAGTCATGCTTGTAGGAGATTGAGTTTAGTCGTCCGCGTTGTCGGTTAAGTGTATTGTTGGTCCAGTTAGTGAGTAGCGCGTCATTTAAATTTGAGGTCTAACCGGTGTTGGTCACGAGTATATGTCTATAATGGAAGTTGTAGTTCATGTTATAGGCGTACCGATGGCGTTGGCGTTGTTCCTTTTTGGGTAAGTGGTTTAGGTGCTTTTGGCTATTTGGGGTCGGTGTTCGGGCGAGGTTTAGCCGTACGTTGTGGCTTATTCTTTGGTCTTTGACTGAGCTAGAGGGGGGTCTTACTTGGCGTCTAGCAAGCTAGTTGGTAGATGTCTTTCTGAAGCCTTCGGTTGTCGAGAACGCTGGGTTTTGGCGTATCAA
Coding sequences:
- the LOC133919258 gene encoding LOW QUALITY PROTEIN: 6,7-dimethyl-8-ribityllumazine synthase, chloroplastic-like (The sequence of the model RefSeq protein was modified relative to this genomic sequence to represent the inferred CDS: substituted 2 bases at 2 genomic stop codons), producing the protein MCCQLACCNSDGHLLICSALPPPKTGSACSLRPHTSHSFTRCPARPRLSSIRGCASAHRLLPLPCFQYATTRATTAALAVAAGHWRLMGSLINIEGLRFGVVVARFNEVVTNLLLXVALETFQRXSVKDENITVASVPGSFEIPVAAQKLGKSGGFDAILCVSAVVRLAYFVRTS